DNA sequence from the Acidobacteriota bacterium genome:
GAGTTTAGCCCGGCGTTTTAACGCCGGGAAAGCTTGGTAGCAGTTCCGCGTCGCGTCAGCGACGCCTGAATTTAGGCGTCGCTGACGCGACGCGGAACTGCTACCAAGCTTTCCCGTGGTTTGAAAACCACGGCTAAACTCAACTGTCGCTACGCGACAAAAACTGATGAGCCTGACATTTTTACCATTGCCCATTATTTCAGCCCCCGCGCTTCGCCACGCGCAACCCAACTGTAGGCCGCGCGCGAATTTTTCCAGAAGTATTTCTCGGCTGCCGCTGGCCCCTGCGCGCCGAAATAGTCCGCCACGATTTTGTGCAGCGTGGCATAGGGCGCGACGCGATTGCTGACCGGCCAGTTGCTGCCAAAGATCACACGATCCGCGCCGAACAATTCGCACAACACATCCAACGCCGGACGGTAAGCAGCGGCGTCTTCAACCACTCTGTTCTCAACGCGACGCACGACGTTGGAGACTTTGGCGAAGACTTGCGGCAGCGCGGCCACTTCGATCAACGCCTGGCGCATCGCCGCCGGAGCATTGTCCCGCGCCGCAAACGGCAAATGGTCAATCACCACGCGCAGCTTTGGCGCAAGCTTCGTAACGCGCACAACATTCGGCAACAAGCCTGCGCCGCCGACTACATCCAGCGTCAACGCGCGTTCGCCCAATCGTTGCAAATCGCTTTCAAACGCCTTTTGCCCCAGGCCTTCGGCCAAAGGCTTTTCGCCGATGCGCAAGCCGCGCCAAAGCGGATTCGCCGCGAACCGTTGCAACTGCGCGGCAAATCCCGGCTCCCCCAATTTCAAATTACCGATGAAGCCGACGATGAACGGATTGTCTTTGGCCAACTCCAGAATCCATTGATTGTCTTCGACCCAGGGGCTGGCTTCGACGATGACGGTGCCGACGACGTGTTGAGGCGCGGTCAGCGTTTGAAACTCGCACGGGTAATGCGGTTTATACAGGATGGGTTCGCTCGGCGGCGGCCACGGCACGCCTGCTTTGCGGGTGGGATCGTAAAAATGCGTGTGCGTGTCAATTGCGGGTGGGGCCGGTGGCAACGCAGTTCGCGCAACACTCTGTTGCGCGAACGCGCCCAGCGCCGCATTTGTCAGCGCGGCGGTTTGCAAAAATTCTCGGCGAGATTGGGTCATGAACCGCTCCGAAAAATTTCCCACGAAGACACATCAAGCGCCCTGAAGAAACACCAACCATCCTTCGTGTTTTCTTCGTGTGGCTTCGTGGAGAAAGAATTACGGCAAAGCAAAAACAAAAATGGCCGATTGCCCGGCGATGGTGACGTACTGCTTACCCTGCACCGCATACGCCATCGGCGAGGCGACGATGCGCGCGCCGGTGTAGTAATGCCACAGGTATTTGCCCGTGCGGCTGTCGAGCGCAATCAAATTGCCATCGTTGGATGACGCGAACGCCACGCCGCCCGCCGTCGCCAGCACGCCGGTCGAAGACGCGCCCGTTTGCAGCGGGAAGCTCCATTTCACCGCGCCGGTCA
Encoded proteins:
- a CDS encoding amidohydrolase family protein; the protein is MTQSRREFLQTAALTNAALGAFAQQSVARTALPPAPPAIDTHTHFYDPTRKAGVPWPPPSEPILYKPHYPCEFQTLTAPQHVVGTVIVEASPWVEDNQWILELAKDNPFIVGFIGNLKLGEPGFAAQLQRFAANPLWRGLRIGEKPLAEGLGQKAFESDLQRLGERALTLDVVGGAGLLPNVVRVTKLAPKLRVVIDHLPFAARDNAPAAMRQALIEVAALPQVFAKVSNVVRRVENRVVEDAAAYRPALDVLCELFGADRVIFGSNWPVSNRVAPYATLHKIVADYFGAQGPAAAEKYFWKNSRAAYSWVARGEARGLK